One stretch of Nicotiana tabacum cultivar K326 chromosome 18, ASM71507v2, whole genome shotgun sequence DNA includes these proteins:
- the LOC107762928 gene encoding uncharacterized protein LOC107762928 isoform X1 encodes MFASQLLRILQTLPTDSDHGGCGFDTPEETATMKDNQNGILSRSNGYKEANSLLFPTKDFVNSNRYGSYNGSLACETRDRDELVPELYDSVYFDDISRSKHHEIIAPTVDDDQNEDSHNIITCRRYINPFACNTKYRDQQWSTPEFECSTIADFIDEKENESVSDAHAPFTSGCKFLGTNTSLYAEKHAKEYELPELIVCYKESNYNIVEEICTDKSVAVMDRILTESWSNGQNGTYVCTPADEDQHSNTSESDDIELCSAGGSKASSVEYANSVAATSEEEDTESLVAATNEEEDTDKVNRISDADTYLEDLIMIFGSKGTTKWKGTNPSGKYSSANIMLHTEESGIQNSQKSNSVGDQSAQQPDQILYEEAALKSQIGVSEKDSSASVMLHLEEPGVRNSQKSSSDCDQSVQQPDQIPFEEAAFKSQIPVSAVVDEANISMAATDLFYGSELGTEAIIFDFNSSKAVTPSSTDEGIENFHEPSVISAATTSYKDRSCYNLSVASQVHYSNSVDKSSSINVHGQSLESQDVANLEDKSSSCLLLDSEGHFADGEASFSALGPASGLHFFSGRISYCGSISLRSDGSTTSTGSFTFPILLSEWNSSPVRMAQVESSHCRKHKRWRQGLLCCRF; translated from the exons ATGTTTGCATCACAGCTTTTGAGAATACTTCAGACTCTACCAACTGATTCAGACCATGGAGGCTG CGGCTTTGACACACCTGAAGAAACGGCTACCATGAAGGATAACCAGAATGGGATCTTAAGTCGCTCAAATGGTTACAAGGAAGCAAATTCTTTACTCTTTCCCACAAAAGACTTCGTTAATTCAAATCGCTATGGAAGTTACAACGGCTCTTTGGCATGTGAAACAAGAGATAGGGATGAGTTAGTCCCAGAACTTTACGATTCTGTATACTTCGACGATATTTCTAGAAGCAAACACCATGAAATTATAGCTCCAACTGTGGATGATGATCAAAACGAAGATTCGCATAACATAATCACTTGCAGGAGATATATTAATCCGTTTGCATGCAATACAAAATATAGAGATCAACAATGGAGTACTCCAGAATTTGAGTGCTCCACGATTGCTGATTTCATTGATGAGAAAGAAAATGAATCTGTCTCTGATGCGCATGCACCATTTACCTCTGGCTGCAAGTTCCTTGGGACAAACACTAGTTTATACGCAGAGAAACATGCTAAGGAATATGAGTTGCCTGAATTGATTGTTTGCtacaaagaaagtaactataacATTGTTGAAGAAATATGCACGGACAAGAGTGTAGCTGTGATGGATAGAATTCTAACTGAAAGCTGGAGCAATGGTCAAAATGGCACATATGTTTGTACACCAGCTGATGAAGACCAGCACAGCAACACATCGGAAAGTGATGATATTGAATTATGCTCTGCAGGTGGATCTAAAGCTTCATCTGTAGAATATGCAAACAGCGTTGCTGCGACAAGTGAAGAAGAGGACACTGAGTCACTTGTTGCTGCGACAAATGAAGAAGAGGATACTGATAAAGTAAACAGAATTTCTGACGCGGATACTTATCTTGAGGATTTGATCATGATTTTTGGATCAAAAGGTACTACAAAGTGGAAAGGTACCAATCCATCAGGAAAATATTCATCTGCTAATATAATGCTTCATACGGAAGAGTCTGGCATTCAGAATTCTCAAAAATCCAACTCTGTTGGTGATCAATCTGCCCAGCAGCCTGATCAg ATCCTTTATGAGGAAGCAGCTTTGAAAAGCCAAATTGGAGTCTCAGAGAAAGATTCTTCTGCTAGTGTTATGCTTCATCTAGAAGAGCCTGGAGTTCGGAATTCTCAAAAATCTAGCTCTGATTGTGATCAATCTGTCCAGCAGCCTGATCAG ATTCCTTTTGAGGAAGCAGCTTTCAAAAGCCAAATTCCAGTCTCAGCAGTAGTCGATGAAGCAAATATCAGTATGGCAGCTACCGACTTATTTTATGGCAGCGAGTTGGGAACTGAAGCTATTATATTTGACTTCAACTCGAGTAAGGCAGTAACACCTAGCAGCACGGATGAAGGTATCGAAAACTTTCATGAACCATCCGTCATATCAGCAGCCACTACCAGTTACAAGGATAGGAGTTGTTATAATCTCTCAGTTGCCAGTCAAGTTCATTATTCTAACAGCGTTGACAAGAGCAGCAGTATCAATGTTCATGGACAATCCCTTGAATCCCAAGATGTGGCTAATCTTGAGGATAAATCATCGAGCTGTCTCCTACTGGATAGCGAAGGTCATTTTGCTGATGGGGAGGCAAGTTTTTCTGCATTAGGACCTGCATCAGGTTTGCATTTTTTCTCGGGGCGTATATCATATTGTGGGAGCATTTCTCTTAGATCAGATGGCAGCACAACTAGTACCGGATCCTTTACCTTTCCAAT CTTACTATCTGAATGGAACAGCAGTCCAGTAAGAATGGCACAGGTCGAAAGCAGTCATTGCCGGAAACACAAACGATGGAGGCAGGGTCTTCTCTGTTGTAGATTCTAA
- the LOC107762928 gene encoding uncharacterized protein LOC107762928 isoform X2 has product MFASQLLRILQTLPTDSDHGGCGFDTPEETATMKDNQNGILSRSNGYKEANSLLFPTKDFVNSNRYGSYNGSLACETRDRDELVPELYDSVYFDDISRSKHHEIIAPTVDDDQNEDSHNIITCRRYINPFACNTKYRDQQWSTPEFECSTIADFIDEKENESVSDAHAPFTSGCKFLGTNTSLYAEKHAKEYELPELIVCYKESNYNIVEEICTDKSVAVMDRILTESWSNGQNGTYVCTPADEDQHSNTSESDDIELCSAGGSKASSVEYANSVAATSEEEDTESLVAATNEEEDTDKVNRISDADTYLEDLIMIFGSKGTTKWKGTNPSGKYSSANIMLHTEESGIQNSQKSNSVGDQSAQQPDQILYEEAALKSQIGVSEKDSSASVMLHLEEPGVRNSQKSSSDCDQSVQQPDQIPFEEAAFKSQIPVSAVVDEANISMAATDLFYGSELGTEAIIFDFNSSKAVTPSSTDEGIENFHEPSVISAATTSYKDRSCYNLSVASQVHYSNSVDKSSSINVHGQSLESQDVANLEDKSSSCLLLDSEGHFADGEASFSALGPASAYYLNGTAVQ; this is encoded by the exons ATGTTTGCATCACAGCTTTTGAGAATACTTCAGACTCTACCAACTGATTCAGACCATGGAGGCTG CGGCTTTGACACACCTGAAGAAACGGCTACCATGAAGGATAACCAGAATGGGATCTTAAGTCGCTCAAATGGTTACAAGGAAGCAAATTCTTTACTCTTTCCCACAAAAGACTTCGTTAATTCAAATCGCTATGGAAGTTACAACGGCTCTTTGGCATGTGAAACAAGAGATAGGGATGAGTTAGTCCCAGAACTTTACGATTCTGTATACTTCGACGATATTTCTAGAAGCAAACACCATGAAATTATAGCTCCAACTGTGGATGATGATCAAAACGAAGATTCGCATAACATAATCACTTGCAGGAGATATATTAATCCGTTTGCATGCAATACAAAATATAGAGATCAACAATGGAGTACTCCAGAATTTGAGTGCTCCACGATTGCTGATTTCATTGATGAGAAAGAAAATGAATCTGTCTCTGATGCGCATGCACCATTTACCTCTGGCTGCAAGTTCCTTGGGACAAACACTAGTTTATACGCAGAGAAACATGCTAAGGAATATGAGTTGCCTGAATTGATTGTTTGCtacaaagaaagtaactataacATTGTTGAAGAAATATGCACGGACAAGAGTGTAGCTGTGATGGATAGAATTCTAACTGAAAGCTGGAGCAATGGTCAAAATGGCACATATGTTTGTACACCAGCTGATGAAGACCAGCACAGCAACACATCGGAAAGTGATGATATTGAATTATGCTCTGCAGGTGGATCTAAAGCTTCATCTGTAGAATATGCAAACAGCGTTGCTGCGACAAGTGAAGAAGAGGACACTGAGTCACTTGTTGCTGCGACAAATGAAGAAGAGGATACTGATAAAGTAAACAGAATTTCTGACGCGGATACTTATCTTGAGGATTTGATCATGATTTTTGGATCAAAAGGTACTACAAAGTGGAAAGGTACCAATCCATCAGGAAAATATTCATCTGCTAATATAATGCTTCATACGGAAGAGTCTGGCATTCAGAATTCTCAAAAATCCAACTCTGTTGGTGATCAATCTGCCCAGCAGCCTGATCAg ATCCTTTATGAGGAAGCAGCTTTGAAAAGCCAAATTGGAGTCTCAGAGAAAGATTCTTCTGCTAGTGTTATGCTTCATCTAGAAGAGCCTGGAGTTCGGAATTCTCAAAAATCTAGCTCTGATTGTGATCAATCTGTCCAGCAGCCTGATCAG ATTCCTTTTGAGGAAGCAGCTTTCAAAAGCCAAATTCCAGTCTCAGCAGTAGTCGATGAAGCAAATATCAGTATGGCAGCTACCGACTTATTTTATGGCAGCGAGTTGGGAACTGAAGCTATTATATTTGACTTCAACTCGAGTAAGGCAGTAACACCTAGCAGCACGGATGAAGGTATCGAAAACTTTCATGAACCATCCGTCATATCAGCAGCCACTACCAGTTACAAGGATAGGAGTTGTTATAATCTCTCAGTTGCCAGTCAAGTTCATTATTCTAACAGCGTTGACAAGAGCAGCAGTATCAATGTTCATGGACAATCCCTTGAATCCCAAGATGTGGCTAATCTTGAGGATAAATCATCGAGCTGTCTCCTACTGGATAGCGAAGGTCATTTTGCTGATGGGGAGGCAAGTTTTTCTGCATTAGGACCTGCATCAG CTTACTATCTGAATGGAACAGCAGTCCAGTAA